The following are encoded in a window of Thermoanaerobacter ethanolicus JW 200 genomic DNA:
- a CDS encoding oxidoreductase, whose amino-acid sequence MNSSLEFEKLLEPIQIGPMKLRNRIVMPPMVTNYAAADGAVTERFKAYHQARAKGGVGLIIVEATYVHPSGKGFQNQVGIYKDELISGLRELTETVHKYGAKIAVQLYHAGRQTTSKVTGMKVVAPSPIPCPVKQEMPKELSVDEIKELVEAFGQAARRAKEAGFDAIEIHGAHGYLLNQFLSPYSNKRTDEYGGSFENRIRFPLEVVRRVREEVGGDFPIIYRMSAEEYVPGGLTIEDTKIFAQKLVEAGIDALHISGGVYESSAMIIQPAAIPQGCFVENAAAIKKAINSKVPVIVVGRIKDPLMAEQIIREGKADLVSIGRALLADPDLPRKVSEGKIQEIRKCIGCNQGCIDRLFQDLDITCIANALTGHETEFDIENPAEEKKKVLIVGGGPGGLEAARVAALRGHEVVLYEKQTDLGGQMLIAAVPPYKGEINDLANYLINQVEKSGIAIVKGKEADIKTIQEVKPDVVILATGSEPIIPEIPGANQKNVVTAHDVLKNAVIVGKKVVIIGGGLVGCETAEFLADQDKEVTVVEMLDDIAMDVGALTRVLLLNRMAEKKITVLTKSKVREISGDKVIMESKSGTQEITGIDTVVMAVGSKPKNDLLKSIEEENIPVYAIGDCVKPRKFIDAIHEGFRIAYNL is encoded by the coding sequence ATGAACTCATCATTAGAGTTCGAAAAGCTTTTAGAGCCAATTCAAATTGGACCGATGAAACTGAGAAACAGAATTGTCATGCCTCCAATGGTTACAAATTATGCAGCTGCTGATGGTGCAGTTACCGAACGTTTTAAAGCTTATCACCAAGCCAGAGCAAAAGGTGGAGTAGGCTTAATTATTGTAGAAGCAACATATGTTCATCCAAGTGGTAAAGGTTTTCAAAATCAAGTTGGTATTTACAAAGATGAATTAATATCTGGCTTGAGAGAATTGACTGAGACGGTGCATAAGTATGGAGCAAAAATTGCCGTGCAACTTTATCATGCTGGTAGGCAAACAACTTCGAAAGTTACTGGAATGAAAGTGGTTGCCCCTTCACCTATTCCTTGCCCAGTTAAGCAAGAAATGCCCAAAGAATTATCAGTAGACGAAATAAAAGAATTGGTAGAAGCATTTGGACAAGCTGCAAGACGTGCTAAAGAAGCAGGGTTTGACGCCATTGAAATCCATGGCGCCCATGGTTACCTACTTAATCAATTCTTATCGCCGTATAGCAATAAACGAACCGATGAATACGGTGGAAGTTTTGAGAATAGAATTAGATTTCCATTGGAAGTTGTCAGAAGAGTAAGAGAAGAAGTTGGTGGAGATTTCCCTATTATATATCGCATGAGTGCTGAAGAATATGTTCCTGGAGGACTTACGATTGAAGATACTAAGATATTTGCTCAAAAGTTAGTAGAAGCAGGAATCGATGCCCTGCATATTTCAGGTGGAGTATATGAATCTTCGGCAATGATTATCCAGCCCGCAGCCATTCCTCAGGGTTGTTTTGTAGAAAACGCAGCTGCTATAAAGAAAGCAATTAATAGCAAAGTACCTGTAATTGTTGTTGGTCGAATCAAAGATCCTCTTATGGCAGAACAAATCATCCGTGAAGGCAAAGCTGATCTAGTATCTATAGGAAGAGCTCTACTAGCAGATCCGGATCTGCCCCGAAAAGTTTCTGAAGGTAAGATTCAAGAAATAAGAAAATGCATTGGTTGTAATCAAGGTTGTATTGATCGTTTATTCCAAGACCTTGATATTACTTGCATAGCTAATGCATTAACTGGACATGAGACAGAATTTGATATAGAAAACCCGGCAGAGGAAAAGAAGAAGGTATTAATAGTTGGTGGTGGACCTGGTGGTCTAGAAGCAGCCAGGGTAGCCGCTTTGCGAGGACATGAAGTAGTTCTTTACGAAAAGCAAACAGATCTAGGTGGGCAAATGCTAATTGCTGCTGTACCGCCTTATAAAGGAGAAATAAATGATTTGGCTAATTATCTTATTAATCAAGTAGAAAAATCTGGAATTGCGATTGTAAAAGGCAAGGAAGCAGATATAAAGACAATTCAAGAGGTTAAACCAGATGTGGTAATCTTAGCAACAGGATCTGAACCAATAATTCCTGAAATTCCTGGAGCTAATCAGAAAAACGTTGTTACAGCGCATGATGTCCTTAAAAATGCGGTTATTGTCGGTAAAAAAGTAGTTATCATTGGTGGTGGACTGGTGGGTTGTGAAACTGCAGAATTTTTAGCTGATCAAGATAAAGAAGTAACTGTAGTGGAAATGTTGGATGATATAGCAATGGATGTTGGAGCATTGACTAGAGTTCTCTTACTAAATAGAATGGCTGAGAAAAAAATAACCGTATTGACGAAGAGCAAAGTTCGAGAAATATCAGGAGATAAAGTTATTATGGAAAGTAAAAGTGGAACTCAAGAAATAACTGGTATAGATACAGTCGTAATGGCAGTTGGTTCTAAACCCAAAAATGATTTATTGAAGTCCATTGAAGAAGAAAATATACCTGTTTATGCTATTGGAGATTGTGTCAAGCCTAGAAAATTTATAGATGCCATTCACGAAGGTTTTCGCATAGCGTATAATTTGTAA
- a CDS encoding Gfo/Idh/MocA family protein, with translation MRKIKVGIIGTGFIGPAHIEALRRLGFVEVVAIADVNQEVAKQKAELLNVEKYYGDYKELLKDPEIESVHVCTPNYLHYKVAKDALLANKHVICEKPLAMNSSEADELIKIAKEKKLVNAAHFNLRFYPLMHHAKKMIEEGELGQIFAVNGSYQQDWLFYDTDFNWRLLPEFSGDSRAVADIGSHWLDLIEFVTGIKVNEVCADFATFYPIRKKPLKPVETYAGKLLSPEDYEEVKIETEDYATVLLKFNNGAHGSMTVNQVAAGRKNRLYFEIYGSKKSISWDSERPNELWIGRRDGTNEILMKDPSLLNPYAREITSFPGGHNEGFPDTSKQMFKKVYKYILQDGHLKGETPDFPTFEDGRRELFLCEQIVKSAKENKWVVIE, from the coding sequence ATGAGAAAAATAAAGGTTGGAATAATAGGTACGGGTTTTATAGGACCTGCACATATTGAGGCTTTAAGAAGATTAGGATTTGTAGAAGTAGTAGCAATTGCAGATGTTAATCAAGAGGTAGCAAAGCAAAAAGCAGAGTTATTAAATGTAGAAAAATATTACGGTGATTACAAAGAATTATTGAAAGATCCAGAAATAGAATCAGTTCATGTGTGTACTCCCAATTACCTCCATTATAAAGTTGCTAAAGATGCTTTATTGGCAAACAAACATGTAATATGCGAAAAGCCTTTAGCTATGAATTCTTCTGAAGCTGACGAGCTTATTAAAATTGCAAAAGAGAAAAAACTTGTGAATGCGGCACATTTTAATTTAAGATTTTATCCTTTAATGCATCATGCAAAAAAAATGATAGAAGAAGGTGAATTAGGGCAGATTTTTGCAGTAAATGGTTCATATCAGCAAGATTGGCTTTTTTATGATACAGATTTTAACTGGAGACTTTTGCCTGAATTTAGTGGAGATTCTAGAGCGGTTGCAGATATAGGTTCCCATTGGTTGGATCTAATCGAATTTGTTACAGGAATTAAAGTAAATGAAGTGTGTGCGGATTTTGCAACATTTTATCCTATAAGGAAAAAACCACTAAAACCTGTTGAAACCTATGCAGGGAAATTGTTAAGTCCAGAGGATTATGAAGAAGTAAAGATTGAGACTGAAGATTATGCTACAGTACTCTTAAAATTTAATAATGGAGCACATGGATCAATGACTGTAAATCAGGTTGCAGCAGGACGAAAAAATAGATTATATTTTGAGATTTATGGTTCTAAAAAGTCTATAAGTTGGGATTCAGAGAGACCTAATGAACTTTGGATTGGAAGAAGAGATGGGACTAATGAAATTTTAATGAAAGACCCTTCGTTATTAAATCCTTATGCTAGAGAAATAACTAGTTTCCCTGGAGGACATAACGAAGGTTTTCCTGATACTTCTAAACAGATGTTTAAAAAAGTTTACAAATATATACTTCAGGATGGTCATCTTAAAGGAGAAACTCCTGATTTTCCAACTTTTGAAGATGGACGTCGCGAATTATTCTTATGTGAACAAATAGTGAAATCTGCAAAAGAAAATAAGTGGGTTGTAATTGAGTAA
- a CDS encoding ROK family protein — MRIGVDLGGTNIAVGLVDEEGRIVATDSRPTKPERGYEAIAKDIADIAFELIKRSNLSVSDIKSMGIGVPGVADSEKGIVIRAVNLFWTKVPLAKEIRKYIDLPIYMGNDANVAALAEAIFGAGKGSKSSITLTLGTGVGSGFILDGKIYNGAHHFALELGHIVIGDNGVRCNCGKIGCLETYASATALIREGKKAVEKNPNSLILKFANGDINSITAKNVIDAAKQYDEDAMRIFNDYVKYLAIGIVNVINMFDPEVIILGGGVANAGDFLIKPLKKEVSENILFKDLPYADIRKAELGNDAGIIGAAILD, encoded by the coding sequence ATGAGAATTGGCGTTGACCTTGGAGGCACTAACATAGCTGTTGGATTAGTGGATGAAGAAGGACGTATAGTAGCTACAGATAGCAGACCGACAAAACCGGAAAGAGGTTATGAGGCGATTGCCAAAGACATAGCGGATATAGCTTTTGAACTTATTAAGAGGAGTAATCTAAGTGTAAGTGACATTAAGTCAATGGGAATAGGAGTCCCGGGTGTAGCAGATAGCGAAAAAGGCATAGTAATACGAGCGGTGAATCTCTTTTGGACAAAAGTTCCCCTTGCAAAAGAAATAAGAAAATACATTGATTTGCCAATATATATGGGCAATGATGCAAATGTAGCGGCTTTGGCAGAGGCGATATTTGGCGCTGGTAAAGGCTCAAAGTCCTCTATCACGCTTACTTTAGGTACAGGAGTAGGATCTGGCTTTATTCTCGACGGCAAAATATACAACGGTGCTCATCATTTTGCACTTGAGCTTGGACACATAGTGATAGGAGACAATGGTGTAAGGTGTAACTGTGGTAAGATTGGATGTTTGGAAACATATGCTTCAGCAACTGCTTTAATAAGAGAAGGGAAAAAGGCGGTAGAGAAGAATCCCAATTCTCTTATTTTAAAATTTGCAAATGGAGATATAAACAGCATAACGGCTAAAAACGTAATTGATGCTGCGAAGCAGTATGATGAAGACGCCATGCGAATTTTCAATGACTACGTCAAATACTTAGCTATTGGAATTGTAAATGTGATAAACATGTTTGACCCTGAAGTGATAATATTGGGTGGCGGAGTTGCAAATGCAGGGGATTTTCTCATAAAACCTCTTAAAAAAGAAGTGTCAGAAAATATTTTATTCAAAGACCTTCCTTATGCTGACATAAGGAAAGCAGAGCTTGGAAATGATGCAGGGATCATCGGCGCTGCCATATTAGATTAA
- a CDS encoding sugar phosphate isomerase/epimerase family protein — protein sequence MKLGFVSAILEELSFEEVIDFASQNEFSCVEIMCWPKGEAERRYAGVTHIDVSDIDEGKANYIKNYLNKAGIEISALGYYPNPLDPDPEKREFYIEHIKKGIKAANKLGIKNFNTFIGRDQTKNVEENLKMFVEVWKPIIKFAEEHNVRVLIENCPMLFTNDEWPGGKNLATTPAIWRRMFELIPSENFGLNYDPSHFVWQQMDYIKPLYEFKDKIHHIHFKDTKIFKNKLDEVGILATPLEYQSPKIPGLGDIDWKKFISALYDIKYEGPACIEVEDKAFEDSLEHKKRALIMSKNYLKQFIV from the coding sequence ATGAAACTGGGTTTTGTAAGCGCAATATTGGAAGAATTAAGTTTTGAGGAAGTTATAGATTTTGCTTCGCAAAATGAGTTTTCATGTGTGGAGATTATGTGTTGGCCCAAAGGAGAAGCTGAGAGACGATATGCAGGAGTGACTCATATAGATGTTTCTGATATTGATGAGGGAAAAGCAAATTATATTAAGAATTACCTCAATAAAGCAGGTATAGAAATTTCAGCGTTAGGATATTATCCTAATCCTTTAGATCCCGATCCGGAAAAGCGTGAATTTTATATAGAACACATAAAAAAAGGAATAAAAGCGGCAAATAAACTTGGCATAAAAAATTTCAATACTTTTATTGGAAGAGATCAAACTAAAAATGTTGAAGAAAACTTAAAAATGTTTGTAGAGGTATGGAAACCAATAATCAAATTCGCTGAAGAACACAACGTGAGAGTTTTAATTGAAAATTGTCCTATGCTTTTTACAAATGACGAATGGCCTGGTGGGAAAAATTTAGCAACCACTCCTGCTATATGGCGAAGAATGTTTGAACTTATTCCAAGTGAGAATTTTGGGTTAAATTACGATCCTTCACATTTTGTATGGCAACAAATGGATTATATAAAGCCATTATATGAGTTTAAAGATAAGATACATCATATACATTTTAAAGATACTAAAATTTTTAAAAATAAATTGGATGAAGTTGGAATTCTTGCAACACCTCTCGAATATCAATCACCAAAAATTCCGGGTCTTGGCGATATAGATTGGAAAAAATTTATATCAGCGCTTTATGACATAAAATATGAAGGTCCTGCTTGCATAGAAGTGGAGGATAAAGCTTTTGAAGATTCTTTAGAGCATAAAAAACGTGCATTAATAATGAGCAAGAATTATCTAAAACAATTCATTGTATAA
- a CDS encoding substrate-binding domain-containing protein, translating into MRIVKVFLASFLVVSLVFSMVACSSTSTTTNQQQNASTQNQTTQSAEPQNTASEKTYTIGLSFPAADHGWLGAIIQNAKQEAERHKNIKYILTTADNPMKQTADIEDLITQKVDAIVMLPIESAAMTPVADKIKKAGIPLIIVDRAINSENYDVYIGGDNYQIGREAGEYIAKRLNGKGNVVVITGVPSSVTTERTQGFNDVIKNYPDIKVVAMQPGDFQKEKSFNVMQNILQSQPKIDAVYTEDDEMALGVIQAIKNANRENEMFVTGVGGNKQVYELLKNHDKLMAATFVYAPTMSGSAVRLAVNYLEGKGLSELWEKTIPRKIILDAPTVTSENVDKFYDPNANY; encoded by the coding sequence ATGAGAATTGTTAAAGTTTTTTTGGCGAGCTTTTTAGTGGTAAGCTTAGTTTTTAGTATGGTCGCATGTAGTTCAACATCTACAACTACTAATCAACAACAAAATGCAAGTACTCAAAACCAAACTACCCAAAGTGCAGAGCCTCAAAATACAGCATCTGAAAAAACGTATACAATAGGTCTTTCTTTTCCTGCTGCAGACCATGGATGGCTTGGGGCGATCATTCAAAATGCTAAACAAGAAGCAGAACGTCACAAAAATATAAAATATATATTAACTACTGCTGATAACCCCATGAAACAAACTGCAGATATTGAGGATTTAATAACACAAAAAGTTGATGCAATTGTAATGCTTCCAATAGAGTCTGCAGCAATGACGCCTGTTGCCGATAAAATTAAAAAAGCGGGGATTCCTTTAATTATTGTAGATAGGGCTATAAATAGTGAGAATTATGATGTTTATATCGGTGGTGATAATTATCAAATAGGTAGAGAGGCAGGAGAATATATTGCTAAAAGACTAAACGGTAAAGGGAATGTAGTTGTTATTACTGGTGTTCCTTCCTCAGTTACTACAGAAAGGACACAAGGCTTTAATGATGTTATAAAAAATTATCCTGACATTAAAGTAGTTGCAATGCAACCTGGGGATTTTCAAAAAGAAAAGTCTTTTAATGTGATGCAAAATATATTACAGTCACAACCAAAAATAGACGCTGTTTATACAGAAGATGATGAAATGGCATTAGGGGTTATCCAAGCAATTAAAAATGCTAATAGAGAAAATGAAATGTTTGTTACAGGAGTTGGTGGCAATAAACAAGTTTATGAATTGTTAAAAAACCACGATAAATTAATGGCTGCTACTTTTGTATATGCTCCTACGATGAGTGGAAGTGCTGTAAGATTAGCTGTAAATTATCTTGAGGGTAAAGGATTAAGCGAATTATGGGAGAAAACAATACCGAGGAAAATTATACTTGATGCTCCCACAGTAACATCGGAAAATGTAGATAAATTTTATGATCCCAATGCTAATTATTAA
- a CDS encoding ABC transporter permease, whose protein sequence is MNRELAKKKTFHSFYQNNSVLLALILLIILATFVNKYFLTLTNIINILRQSSIIGIIAIGMTFVILSGGIDLSVGSVLALIGGVILTVQNFGSGIFLSIVIGILVGIFIGLINGLIITKAKIEPFIVTLGMMTIARSLILYYANGGSVNGSIMAYSNIANSRILYIPVPVWIFLIVYLIAYVILEKTPYGRYIYAVGGNEKATLYSGINVDKVKLFVYMFLGFTVSVAAMIESSQLNSISSSSTGTFYELDSIAAVIIGGTKLSGGRGKIFGTIVGVLILGVLANLMNLSNISPYLQGFVRGVIIIGAVLLQKKENK, encoded by the coding sequence GTGAATAGAGAGTTAGCCAAGAAGAAGACTTTTCACTCTTTCTATCAAAACAATAGTGTTTTACTAGCATTGATTCTTTTAATTATATTAGCTACGTTTGTGAATAAATATTTTTTAACTTTAACAAATATCATTAATATTTTGAGACAATCATCTATTATAGGTATCATTGCTATAGGTATGACGTTTGTTATTTTATCGGGTGGTATAGATTTGTCTGTTGGGTCAGTTCTTGCTTTAATAGGTGGAGTAATACTAACTGTACAAAATTTTGGTAGTGGTATATTCTTGTCAATTGTTATAGGAATATTAGTTGGAATTTTTATAGGATTAATAAATGGGCTTATAATCACAAAAGCTAAAATAGAACCATTTATTGTTACTTTAGGTATGATGACTATTGCGCGGTCTTTAATCCTGTATTATGCAAATGGAGGCAGTGTAAATGGTTCTATTATGGCTTATTCAAATATTGCAAATAGCCGGATACTTTATATTCCAGTTCCAGTATGGATTTTCTTGATAGTATATCTAATTGCATATGTAATACTAGAAAAAACACCGTATGGTAGATACATATATGCAGTAGGTGGAAATGAAAAGGCTACTTTATATTCTGGTATTAATGTTGATAAGGTTAAACTATTTGTATATATGTTTTTAGGCTTTACTGTATCAGTTGCAGCAATGATAGAATCATCACAATTAAATTCAATATCCTCTTCTAGCACAGGTACTTTTTACGAATTGGATTCCATAGCAGCAGTCATAATTGGAGGAACAAAATTATCAGGTGGCAGAGGAAAAATTTTTGGTACTATAGTAGGTGTTTTGATTTTAGGTGTGTTAGCTAATTTAATGAACTTGTCTAATATCTCTCCTTATTTGCAAGGATTTGTAAGAGGTGTAATTATCATAGGTGCGGTTTTACTACAAAAAAAAGAAAACAAATAA
- a CDS encoding sugar ABC transporter ATP-binding protein, with product MNMNKENYIVIKGITKSFYNVKALDNVSFSVKKGEIHAIVGENGAGKSTLMKILSGVYTKDAGEIFIDGKKVDILSPDQAQKLGIATIFQEFNLIQDMSVAENIFLGREPRKGLFVDYNLMAEGTRKIFQRIGFNVNPYELVKNLGIAEQQIVEIAKALSLDSKIFIMDEPTAVLTDKEIEKLFALMKSLKNSGVTILYISHRLKEIIEICDRVTVLRDGKYIATKDVKDVDEKEIVKLMVGRELNELFPRHELSSKMELLRVEKLTSESVKDINFKLLKGEILGIAGLVGAGRTELAETIFGIRKKFDGQIYVKGELTDIKSPIDALKKGICLATEDRKSTGLILEMDAKSNITIPNLEKYAKLKFFIDRKNEISDVTNIARDLAIDVGSLVKEVKYLSGGNQQKVVLAKWILKNSEIYIMDEPTRGIDIGAKREIYYLIKKLADMGKGIIVISSEMQELLGLCDRILVMWQGKITGEFYRGEATEEEIMLYATGLAERSVLGE from the coding sequence ATGAATATGAATAAAGAAAATTACATTGTTATAAAGGGTATTACCAAATCTTTTTATAACGTAAAAGCTCTTGATAATGTATCATTTTCAGTAAAAAAAGGCGAAATTCATGCTATAGTAGGTGAAAATGGCGCAGGCAAGTCTACATTGATGAAAATTTTAAGTGGAGTTTATACAAAAGATGCTGGGGAAATATTCATTGATGGAAAAAAAGTAGATATATTAAGTCCAGATCAAGCTCAAAAACTTGGCATAGCCACAATTTTTCAGGAATTTAATTTAATTCAGGATATGTCAGTGGCAGAAAACATTTTTCTTGGAAGAGAGCCAAGGAAGGGACTATTTGTTGATTATAATTTAATGGCAGAAGGGACAAGAAAAATTTTTCAGCGTATAGGTTTTAATGTCAATCCGTATGAATTAGTAAAAAACTTGGGTATAGCAGAACAGCAAATTGTTGAAATTGCAAAAGCGCTTTCTTTAGATTCAAAGATTTTTATAATGGATGAACCTACAGCTGTTTTGACAGATAAAGAGATAGAAAAGTTATTTGCTTTAATGAAATCGTTAAAAAATTCGGGTGTAACTATCTTGTATATTTCTCATCGTCTGAAAGAAATAATTGAAATATGTGATAGAGTTACAGTATTGAGAGATGGAAAATATATTGCAACAAAAGATGTAAAAGATGTGGATGAAAAAGAAATTGTTAAGTTAATGGTGGGTAGAGAGCTGAATGAATTATTCCCTCGGCATGAATTAAGTTCCAAGATGGAACTATTAAGAGTTGAAAAATTAACTAGTGAGAGTGTTAAAGATATAAATTTCAAGTTGTTAAAAGGAGAAATTTTAGGCATTGCTGGACTGGTTGGAGCTGGTAGAACAGAATTAGCTGAAACAATTTTTGGCATTAGAAAAAAATTTGATGGGCAAATATACGTAAAAGGTGAATTAACTGATATCAAATCACCGATAGATGCTTTAAAAAAAGGTATATGTCTTGCAACAGAGGATAGAAAAAGTACAGGTTTGATACTCGAAATGGATGCAAAGTCTAATATAACTATACCTAATTTGGAAAAATATGCAAAATTAAAATTTTTTATTGATAGGAAAAATGAAATTTCGGATGTAACAAATATTGCACGTGATTTAGCGATAGATGTGGGAAGTTTAGTTAAGGAGGTGAAATATCTAAGTGGAGGAAATCAACAAAAAGTTGTGTTAGCAAAATGGATTCTAAAGAATTCTGAAATATATATTATGGATGAACCAACGAGAGGTATTGATATCGGTGCTAAAAGAGAGATTTATTACTTAATAAAAAAACTGGCTGATATGGGAAAAGGGATAATTGTTATATCCTCAGAGATGCAAGAACTTTTAGGGTTATGTGACAGGATACTAGTTATGTGGCAGGGAAAAATTACAGGAGAATTCTATAGGGGAGAAGCTACAGAAGAAGAGATAATGCTATACGCTACAGGATTAGCTGAAAGGAGTGTCCTAGGTGAATAG